One genomic segment of Erythrobacter sp. THAF29 includes these proteins:
- a CDS encoding alpha/beta fold hydrolase, translating to MPTITTPNTGIELFYEDAGNANDEPILLVMGLGAQMILWPDELVEALTGRGYRVIRYDNRDIGLSQKMEGAKAPGMRMQVLRKVIGFPARVPYTLADMAADGAGLLESLGVEKAHVVGASMGGMIAQLMAVNHEDRLHSLTSIMSTTGNRKVPPPDKEAIDALIAPLPSMEEADLVAHGINVQEKIGSPGFPADPERRRERVTKMVRRSVHPAGLPRQLAAIIDDGDRRERLKGVRVPTLVLHGEADPLVKLEGGKDTAAHIPNAKLVTIPGWGHDIPVELIDRVAQEIADHAASARSGAAGASEAA from the coding sequence ATGCCCACCATCACCACACCCAACACCGGTATCGAACTGTTCTACGAGGATGCTGGCAACGCCAATGACGAGCCGATCCTGCTGGTGATGGGCCTTGGCGCGCAGATGATCCTGTGGCCGGACGAACTGGTCGAGGCGCTCACCGGGCGCGGCTACCGCGTCATCCGTTATGACAACCGCGACATTGGCCTCAGCCAGAAGATGGAGGGCGCGAAGGCGCCCGGCATGCGGATGCAGGTCCTGCGCAAGGTGATCGGCTTTCCTGCGCGCGTCCCCTACACACTTGCTGACATGGCCGCCGATGGGGCGGGCCTGCTTGAAAGCCTGGGTGTCGAAAAGGCGCATGTGGTCGGCGCATCGATGGGTGGGATGATCGCGCAGCTGATGGCTGTGAACCACGAGGACAGGCTGCACTCGCTCACCTCGATCATGTCGACCACGGGCAACCGAAAGGTGCCGCCGCCTGACAAGGAAGCGATCGATGCGCTGATCGCGCCGCTTCCGTCGATGGAGGAGGCGGACCTCGTCGCGCATGGCATTAACGTGCAGGAAAAGATCGGCAGTCCCGGCTTCCCTGCTGACCCGGAGCGCCGCCGCGAGCGCGTCACTAAGATGGTTCGCCGCTCGGTCCATCCCGCAGGTCTTCCGCGCCAGCTCGCCGCGATTATCGACGACGGTGACCGGCGCGAACGGCTGAAAGGCGTGCGTGTGCCGACTCTCGTGCTTCACGGAGAAGCCGATCCGCTGGTGAAGCTCGAAGGCGGTAAGGACACTGCAGCGCATATTCCGAATGCGAAACTGGTGACGATTCCCGGCTGGGGGCACGATATCCCGGTCGAACTGATCGACCGCGTCGCGCAGGAGATTGCGGATCATGCCGCGAGCGCGAGATCGGGTGCCGCTGGCGCTTCCGAAGCGGCGTGA
- a CDS encoding PilZ domain-containing protein, giving the protein MRTRKTTRRSITLPGRFFTGLGTPEDVVLTDLSVGGCRFASGARKLPLGAPLQIYVAGSGPHRATVKWVEGGEVGVTFTSPLSEEQFENFRHSHVPDLAAQGTPGDFEDVPDELPQRFC; this is encoded by the coding sequence ATGCGGACGCGTAAAACCACTCGCAGATCCATCACCCTTCCGGGCCGGTTCTTCACCGGGCTGGGCACACCCGAGGACGTGGTGCTGACCGATCTTTCGGTCGGCGGGTGCCGCTTTGCGAGCGGCGCGCGCAAGCTCCCGCTCGGCGCACCATTGCAGATCTATGTCGCAGGCTCCGGCCCGCACCGCGCGACGGTCAAATGGGTCGAAGGCGGCGAAGTCGGTGTGACCTTCACATCGCCGCTGAGCGAAGAGCAATTCGAAAACTTCAGGCACAGCCACGTCCCCGATCTCGCGGCGCAAGGCACTCCGGGCGATTTCGAGGACGTGCCCGACGAATTGCCGCAACGCTTCTGCTGA
- a CDS encoding ribonucleoside-diphosphate reductase subunit alpha, translating to MEFKASDQVSNEVLSDTDVGNAAPPADKNAEKNRAEKKKKAVSMEKSDKGSEELIAEKAGEALASAVGEAAKAAAAKDDSKKVNDRRFDIQIDEARDANLTEFGKETLTDRYLLPGEKYQDLFARVADAYADDQEHAQRLYDYISNLWFMPATPVLSNGGTNRGLPISCYLNSVSDSLDGIVGTWNENVWLASKGGGIGTYWGNVRGIGEPVGLNGKTSGIIPFVRVMDSLTLAISQGSLRRGSAACYLDVSHPEIEEFLEIRKPSGDFNRKALNLHHGVLLTDEFMEAVRDGAEFELKSPKTGEVRGKVDARSLFQKLVETRLATGEPYIVFADTVNRMMPKHHRELGLKVSTSNLCSEITLPTGIDHLGNDRTAVCCLSSLNLEKWDEWSTDKQFIEDVMRFLDNVLQDYIDRAPPEMARAKYSAERERSVGLGVMGFHSFLQQKGLGFESAMAKAMNLKMFKHIQAKASEASMLLAQERGPCPDAAEMGAMERFSCKMAIAPTASISIICGGTSACIEPIPANIYTHKTLSGSFIVKNPYLEKLLDKKSKNSTNVWNSILERGGSVQHLDFLTDEEKASFKTSFEIDQRWLLEFAADRAPYIDQAQSLNLFIPADVDKWDLMMLHFQAWEKGIKSLYYLRSKSVQRAGFAGGVEADNTADAAKYELAAEQTDYEECLSCQ from the coding sequence ATGGAATTCAAAGCGAGTGATCAAGTGTCAAACGAAGTGCTGAGCGATACCGATGTGGGCAATGCCGCTCCCCCCGCCGATAAGAACGCCGAAAAGAACAGGGCAGAAAAGAAAAAGAAAGCCGTGAGCATGGAAAAGAGCGATAAGGGCAGCGAAGAGCTGATCGCCGAGAAGGCAGGCGAGGCGCTGGCCAGTGCGGTTGGCGAAGCTGCCAAGGCCGCGGCGGCGAAGGATGACAGCAAGAAAGTGAACGATCGCCGGTTCGACATCCAGATCGACGAGGCGCGCGATGCGAACCTCACCGAATTCGGCAAGGAGACCTTGACGGATCGCTACCTGCTGCCCGGCGAGAAGTACCAGGACCTGTTCGCGCGCGTCGCCGATGCCTATGCGGACGACCAGGAACACGCGCAGCGCCTCTACGACTACATTTCGAACCTGTGGTTCATGCCTGCAACCCCGGTTCTCTCGAACGGCGGCACCAATCGCGGCCTGCCGATTTCGTGCTACCTCAATTCGGTGTCCGACAGCCTCGACGGGATCGTCGGCACCTGGAACGAGAATGTCTGGCTCGCCTCGAAAGGCGGCGGCATCGGCACCTACTGGGGCAATGTTCGCGGCATTGGCGAGCCGGTCGGCCTCAACGGCAAGACCAGCGGCATCATCCCGTTCGTGCGCGTGATGGACAGCCTGACGCTCGCGATTTCGCAAGGCTCGCTGCGGCGCGGCTCGGCGGCGTGCTACCTCGACGTTAGCCACCCGGAGATCGAAGAGTTCCTCGAAATCCGCAAGCCATCGGGAGACTTCAACCGCAAGGCGCTTAACCTCCATCACGGCGTGCTGCTGACCGACGAATTCATGGAAGCGGTGCGCGATGGCGCGGAGTTCGAACTCAAATCGCCCAAGACCGGCGAAGTGCGCGGCAAGGTCGATGCGCGTTCCTTGTTCCAGAAGCTGGTCGAGACGCGGCTTGCGACGGGCGAGCCCTATATCGTGTTCGCCGACACGGTGAACCGCATGATGCCCAAGCATCACCGCGAGCTCGGCCTCAAGGTATCGACCTCGAACCTGTGCTCTGAAATCACGCTGCCGACCGGCATCGACCATCTCGGCAATGATCGCACGGCGGTCTGCTGCCTGTCCTCGCTCAATCTCGAAAAGTGGGACGAGTGGTCGACCGACAAGCAGTTCATCGAGGACGTCATGCGCTTCCTCGACAATGTCCTGCAGGACTATATCGACCGCGCCCCGCCGGAAATGGCGCGCGCCAAATATTCCGCCGAGCGCGAGCGCAGCGTGGGCCTTGGCGTCATGGGTTTCCACTCCTTCCTCCAGCAGAAGGGTTTGGGCTTCGAAAGCGCGATGGCGAAGGCCATGAACCTGAAAATGTTCAAGCACATCCAGGCCAAAGCGTCCGAAGCCTCGATGCTGCTCGCACAGGAGCGCGGGCCCTGCCCCGACGCTGCCGAAATGGGTGCGATGGAGCGTTTCAGCTGCAAGATGGCGATCGCGCCGACCGCGTCGATCTCGATCATCTGCGGCGGCACGTCGGCGTGCATCGAGCCGATCCCGGCGAACATCTACACGCACAAGACGCTGTCGGGCTCGTTCATCGTGAAGAACCCGTATCTTGAAAAGCTGCTCGACAAGAAGTCGAAGAACTCGACCAATGTCTGGAACTCGATCCTCGAACGCGGCGGCTCGGTCCAGCATCTCGATTTCCTCACCGACGAGGAAAAGGCGAGCTTCAAGACCAGCTTCGAAATCGACCAGCGATGGCTGCTCGAATTCGCCGCCGACCGCGCGCCCTATATCGACCAGGCTCAGTCGCTGAACCTGTTCATCCCCGCCGATGTCGACAAGTGGGATCTGATGATGCTGCACTTCCAGGCGTGGGAGAAGGGCATCAAGTCGCTCTATTACCTCCGCTCGAAATCGGTCCAGCGCGCAGGCTTTGCCGGCGGGGTCGAGGCGGACAACACCGCCGACGCGGCGAAATACGAACTCGCCGCCGAGCAAACCGATTACGAGGAATGCCTGAGCTGTCAGTGA
- a CDS encoding VIT family protein, with product MSRLHIESHAVERAGWLRAAVLGANDGIVSTASLMVGVAGAAADKPEVMIAGIAGLVAGALSMAAGEYVSVSSQADSEAADLRRERWELANQPDAELDELTGIYMARGLSPELARQVAIELTRHDALAAHARDELSITHLTRARPLQAAIASAASFAVGAALPLIVALLLPISLLAIAVVGASLFALAGLGALAARAGGAPVPRAVARVVFWGALAMAVTYGVGMLFGASIA from the coding sequence ATGAGCCGCCTGCACATCGAAAGCCACGCAGTCGAACGCGCCGGCTGGCTGCGCGCGGCGGTGCTCGGCGCAAATGACGGAATCGTTTCGACCGCAAGCCTGATGGTGGGTGTTGCCGGTGCGGCGGCGGACAAGCCGGAAGTGATGATTGCCGGGATCGCAGGCCTGGTGGCGGGCGCGCTCTCGATGGCGGCGGGCGAATATGTCTCGGTCAGCTCGCAAGCCGATAGCGAAGCTGCGGATCTGAGGCGCGAACGCTGGGAACTGGCGAACCAGCCCGATGCCGAGCTCGACGAACTGACCGGCATCTACATGGCGCGCGGTCTCTCGCCCGAGCTCGCGCGGCAGGTCGCGATCGAGCTTACCCGGCACGACGCGCTCGCTGCCCATGCGCGCGACGAGCTTTCGATCACTCATCTCACCCGGGCGCGGCCTCTTCAGGCGGCCATCGCCTCTGCCGCCTCCTTTGCAGTCGGGGCGGCGCTGCCCTTGATCGTCGCGCTTTTGCTGCCGATTTCGCTGCTGGCGATTGCAGTGGTCGGCGCGTCCCTGTTCGCGCTCGCGGGACTCGGCGCGCTTGCCGCAAGAGCGGGCGGCGCTCCCGTGCCAAGAGCCGTCGCGCGGGTCGTCTTCTGGGGCGCGCTGGCGATGGCGGTGACTTACGGTGTGGGGATGCTGTTCGGGGCCTCAATCGCCTAA
- a CDS encoding LPXTG cell wall anchor domain-containing protein translates to MPVRIVATVALALLVSACASQIDAGVSQGEDVPGFWWGLWHGFIFPWSWIGSLFNPDIAVYAVPNTGGWYDFGFFLGITVLGGGSFFGSKKRSS, encoded by the coding sequence ATGCCTGTCCGGATAGTCGCGACAGTCGCACTGGCGCTTCTCGTTTCGGCCTGCGCGAGCCAGATCGATGCGGGCGTTTCGCAGGGCGAGGACGTGCCCGGCTTCTGGTGGGGGCTGTGGCACGGCTTCATCTTCCCGTGGAGCTGGATCGGTTCGCTCTTCAACCCCGACATCGCGGTCTACGCCGTGCCGAACACCGGCGGGTGGTACGATTTCGGCTTCTTCCTCGGCATCACGGTGCTGGGAGGCGGGAGCTTCTTCGGCTCGAAGAAACGCAGCAGCTGA
- the nadB gene encoding L-aspartate oxidase, with protein MRENRDSYDVIVIGSGAAGLTAALELAETKRVLVLAKGALTGGSTAWAQGGIAAVLDAGDTFENHVRDTMIAGAGLNDREAVEFVIEGAPKAIDRLCELGVPFNRDEDALHLTREGGHSHRRIVHVNDATGWAVQEALLKAAEANDNITMLPSRTCIDLITDRHRENFSAAGRVWGVYALNEETGRVERHVARATVLAAGGAGRVYQFSTAPRGATGDGIAMAWRAGARVSNMEMMQFHPTCLYNLEVKNFLITEAVRGEGGHLLHPETGHRFMVDYDKERMELAPRDVVARAIDDQIKRFGLDYVHLDISHQPADFVKDHFPTIHEKLTGLGIDMTKEPIPVVPAQHYTCGGVVVDLDARTDLPGLWAAGECTESGLHGANRLASNSLLECFVFGEAAADDILARWDEFEEPPAIKPWDESRVTDSDEEVVIKQNWTEIRRFMWNYVGIVRTTKRLERALHRIELLKQEIEDYYGSFRVTTDLIELRNLLQAAELIVRSALRRKESRGLHYTLDFPQTLPVAEDTVLVP; from the coding sequence ATGCGTGAGAATAGAGACAGTTACGATGTGATCGTGATCGGTTCGGGCGCAGCCGGGCTCACCGCCGCGCTGGAACTGGCCGAGACCAAGCGCGTGCTCGTGCTCGCCAAGGGCGCGCTCACCGGCGGATCGACCGCCTGGGCACAGGGCGGGATCGCGGCGGTCCTCGATGCGGGCGACACGTTCGAGAACCACGTGCGCGACACCATGATCGCGGGCGCAGGGCTGAACGATCGCGAGGCGGTCGAATTCGTGATCGAGGGCGCGCCCAAGGCGATCGACCGATTGTGTGAGTTGGGCGTCCCGTTCAACCGCGACGAGGATGCGCTGCACCTCACGCGCGAAGGCGGCCATTCGCACCGCCGTATCGTCCACGTGAACGATGCAACCGGATGGGCGGTGCAGGAGGCATTGCTCAAGGCGGCCGAGGCAAACGACAACATAACCATGCTGCCTTCGCGCACCTGCATCGACCTGATCACCGATCGCCACCGCGAAAATTTCTCTGCCGCAGGCCGGGTATGGGGCGTCTACGCCCTGAACGAGGAGACGGGCAGGGTCGAGCGCCACGTCGCGCGCGCTACCGTTCTTGCGGCGGGAGGCGCGGGGCGCGTCTACCAGTTTTCGACCGCGCCGCGCGGCGCCACGGGAGACGGGATCGCGATGGCGTGGCGGGCAGGCGCGCGCGTCTCCAACATGGAGATGATGCAGTTCCACCCGACCTGCCTCTACAACCTCGAGGTCAAGAATTTCCTCATCACCGAGGCGGTTCGCGGCGAGGGTGGGCACCTGCTTCACCCGGAGACAGGCCACCGCTTCATGGTCGATTACGACAAGGAGCGCATGGAGCTTGCCCCGCGCGATGTCGTCGCCCGCGCGATCGACGACCAGATCAAACGCTTCGGCCTCGATTACGTCCATCTCGATATCAGCCACCAGCCGGCCGATTTCGTGAAAGACCACTTCCCGACGATCCATGAAAAACTCACGGGCCTCGGGATCGACATGACGAAAGAGCCGATCCCGGTCGTCCCTGCCCAGCATTACACCTGCGGCGGAGTGGTGGTGGACCTCGATGCGCGCACCGATCTTCCCGGTCTGTGGGCGGCAGGCGAATGCACCGAGAGCGGCCTGCACGGTGCGAACCGCCTTGCGTCCAACAGTCTGCTCGAATGCTTTGTATTCGGCGAAGCGGCGGCAGACGATATTCTCGCGCGCTGGGACGAGTTTGAGGAGCCGCCCGCGATCAAGCCGTGGGACGAAAGCCGCGTGACGGACTCCGACGAAGAGGTCGTCATCAAGCAGAACTGGACCGAAATCCGCCGCTTCATGTGGAACTATGTAGGCATCGTGCGCACGACCAAGCGGCTCGAACGCGCGCTCCACCGGATCGAACTGCTGAAACAGGAGATCGAGGATTACTACGGCAGCTTCCGGGTTACGACCGATCTCATCGAACTGCGCAATCTGCTGCAGGCCGCAGAGCTGATTGTCAGGTCCGCGCTGAGGCGCAAGGAGAGCCGCGGGCTCCATTACACGCTTGATTTTCCGCAAACCTTGCCTGTCGCCGAAGATACGGTGCTGGTCCCATGA